A stretch of the Malus sylvestris chromosome 10, drMalSylv7.2, whole genome shotgun sequence genome encodes the following:
- the LOC126587123 gene encoding uncharacterized protein LOC126587123, with the protein MPASISMDENMGFQYGVSRPGLNPPIQFGNGFYGAGSGLIRGGLGAYGKKICGSSSQYVQSNISKYFSDPQYYFQVNSHYVRNKLKIILFPFLHRGHWTRMTEPVGGRLSYNPPITDIHAPDLYIPFMTFATYLVLAGISLGLSGKFSPEAINWQFVKGMVGWLLQVMLLKASLSSLGGGEAPLLDMIAYTGYTFTGLCVAVLGRITLSYAYYLIIIWTSMCSGIFLAKTIKITLYAEINSYDANMHHYLLLGIAFSQFPLIIWLSNPTGNWFS; encoded by the exons ATGCCGGCTTCCATAAG CATGGATGAGAATATGGGGTTCCAGTACGGAGTTTCCAGGCCAGGGCTTAATCCACCAATTCAATTTGGGAATGGATTTTATGGAGCAGGGTCAGGACTCATTCGAGGGGGATTGGGCGCGTATGGAAAGAAAATTTGTGGTTCAAGTTCTCAGTACGTTCAAAGCAAT ATAAGCAAGTACTTCTCAGATCCTCAATACTACTTCCAAGTGAACTCCCACTACGTCCGAAACAAACTGAAGATAATTCTGTTTCCATTTCTGCACAGG GGGCACTGGACGAGGATGACAGAGCCAGTTGGAGGCAGGCTTTCGTATAACCCTCCAATTACTGACATACATGCCCCAGACCTGTACATTCCATTCATGACATTTGCAACGTACTTGGTTCTCGCTGGGATCTCACTAGGCCTTTCTGGGAA ATTCAGCCCAGAGGCTATAAATTGGCAGTTTGTGAAGGGAATGGTGGGTTGGCTACTCCAAGTGATGTTGCTCAAGGCATCGTTGTCTTCGCTTGGGGGTGGAGAGGCACCTTTGTTAGACATGATAGCATATACTGGGTACACTTTCACAGGGTTGTGTGTGGCGGTTCTAGGGCGAATCACGCTAAGCTATGCTTACTACTTGATTATCATATGGACATCCATGTGCTCAGGCATCTTCTTGGCAAAGACAATTAAGATAACTTTGTATGCTGAGATCAACAGTTATGATGCAAACATGCATCATTATCTGTTGCTAGGTATCGCGTTTTCTCAGTTCCCGTTGATCATCTGGCTGAGCAACCCTACCGGGAATTGGTTTTCCTGA